The following coding sequences are from one Primulina eburnea isolate SZY01 chromosome 15, ASM2296580v1, whole genome shotgun sequence window:
- the LOC140813646 gene encoding protein REVERSION-TO-ETHYLENE SENSITIVITY1 produces MDFNIANMVNSKSFDGSIQHEFWPLNEIDPKKAKFPCCVVWTPLPVVSWLAPFIGHVGICGEDGTIFDFSGSNLVNLDNFAFGSAARYLQLDRKQCCFPLNFVEHTCKHRHQHSEYGTAITWDDAVQSCTRHFEHKSYNLFTCNCHSFVANYLNHVCYGGSMNWNMINVAALILLKGKWVDGLSILRSFLPFVAVLCFGIKMVGWPFLVGLSSFSFILVAWFLLGTYVFKSLLHC; encoded by the exons ATGGATTTTAATATTGCCAATATGGTTAACAGTAAAAGTTTTGATGGAAGTATACAGCATGAATTTTGGCCGCTCAATGAAATAGACCCAAAAAAAGCAAAATTCCCATGTTGTGTTGTTTGGACTCCGCTGCCTGTGGTCTCATGGTTGGCACCTTTCATTGGACATGTCGGCATTTGTGGGGAGGATGGTACCATCTTTGATTTTTCTGGTTCTAATCTCGTGAATCTAGATAATTTTGCTTTTGGATCTGCTGCCAGATACCTTCAGTTGGATAGAAAGCAG TGCTGCTTTCCTCTGAACTTCGTTGAGCATACATGCAAGCACAGACATCAGCATTCCGAGTATGGAACCGCAATCACCTGGGATGATGCCGTCCAGTCATGTACACGTCACTTTGAGCACAAATCATACAATCTTTTCACATGCAATTGCCACTCATTTGTCGCAAATTACCTGAACCATGTCTGCTATGGGGGATCGATGAATTGGAACATGATTAATGTTGCAGCTCTGATACTGTTGAAGGGTAAATGGGTTGATGGCTTATCTATCTTGAGATCATTtttacctttcgttgcagtgcTCTGCTTTGGTATTAAAATGGTTGGATGGCCATTTTTGGTAGGATTATCATCTTTTTCATTCATACTTGTGGCATGGTTTTTATTGGGAACATACGTTTTTAAAAGCCTACTGCATTGTTAG
- the LOC140814104 gene encoding UDP-sulfoquinovose synthase, chloroplastic, with translation MAHLLMLSCPPNLSCGSISHSKSLDQLPSSISIMTQFPNSHPFKKLAVGEKRLQKSCTISATAVSMGQETKFDPPRISDEASTRKKVMVIGGDGYCGWATSLHLSNKNYQVAVVDNLVRRLFDHQLGLDSLTPISSIHNRIRRWKTLTGKDIQLYIGDICDFEFLAETFTSFKPDAVVHFGEQRSAPYSMIDRSRAIFTQQNNVLGTLNVLFAIKEFREDCHLVKLGTMGEYGTPNIDIEEGYITITHNGRIDTLPYPKQASSFYHLSKVHDSHNIAFTCKAWGIKATDLNQGVVYGVRTDETAMHEELYNRLDYDGVFGTALNRFCVQAAVGHPLTVYGKGGQTRGYLDIRDTVQCVELAIANPAQRGEFRVFNQFTEQFSVNELAALVTRVGQKLGLEVQTISVPNPRVEAEEHYYNAKHTKLVELGLKPHLLSDSLLDSLLNFAIQYKDRVDSKQIMPNVSWKNIGSKTKTVAA, from the exons ATGGCCCATCTACTTATGTTATCGTGTCCTCCAAATCTCTCTTGCGGCAGCATCTCACACTCCAAGTCACTCGACCAACTTCCATCTTCCATATCCATTATGACGCAATTTCCCAATTCACACCCCTTTAAGAAGCTTGCCGTCGGGGAAAAACGATTGCAGAAATCTTGTACCATCTCCGCAACGGCTGTTTCTATGGGCCAAGAAACCAAATTCGATCCTCCCCGGATCTCTGATGAAGCTTCTACTCGCAAAAAAGTCATGGTAATTGGTGGGGATGGCTATTGTGGTTGGGCTACTTCCCTACATCTGTCAAACAAAAACTACCAAGTTGCAGTTGTTGACAACCTTGTTCGTCGCCTTTTTGATCACCAGCTTGGTCTAGACTCTCTCACGCCAATTTCATCAATTCACAACCGTATTCGACGCTGGAAAACTCTCACGGGAAAAGATATCCAACTTTACATTGGTGATATATGTGATTTTGAGTTCTTGGCAGAGACCTTCACATCGTTTAAGCCGGATGCTGTCGTCCACTTTGGAGAACAGAGGTCCGCCCCTTACTCCATGATTGATCGCTCAAGAGCTATATTCACTCAACAAAACAATGTATTAGGAACGCTTAACGTCTTGTTTGCTATAAAAGAGTTCAGAGAAGATTGCCATCTTGTGAAACTCGGGACAATGGGAGAATACGGCACCCCGAACATAGATATCGAGGAGGGATATATAACTATTACACACAATGGGAGGATCGATACTCTGCCATATCCCAAGCAAGCTAGCTCTTTCTACCACTTGAGCAAGGTCCACGATTCACACAACATCGCGTTTACTTGCAAGGCTTGGGGAATCAAAGCCACTGATCTAAACCAGGGAGTTGTCTATGGTGTGAGAACAGATGAAACAGCAATGCATGAAGAACTCTATAACAGGCTTGATTATGATGGAGTATTTGGAACTGCCCTGAACCGATTCTGCGTTCAGGCGGCAGTTGGTCATCCACTTACTGTATATGGCAAAGGAGGCCAG ACAAGGGGATATTTGGATATCAGAGATacagttcaatgtgttgaacttGCCATCGCAAATCCTGCACAGAGAGGAGAATTTCGAGTCTTTAACCAATTCACGGAGCAGTTTTCTGTTAATGAACTCGCAGCTCTAGTTACTAGGGTTGGTCAGAAACTCGGCCTTGAGGTGCAAACTATATCTGTCCCTAATCCTAGAGTGGAGGCTGAAGAGCATTACTATAATGCGAAGCACACCAAACTCGTGGAATTGGGGCTCAAACCTCACCTTCTTTCAGATTCTCTTCTTGACTCGTTGCTAAACTTTGCAATTCAATACAAAGATCGTGTTGACTCAAAACAGATTATGCCAAACGTTTCATGGAAAAACATCGGGTCCAAGACAAAAACTGTTGCAGCGTGA